One genomic segment of Flagellimonas marinaquae includes these proteins:
- a CDS encoding phosphatase PAP2 family protein yields MKPLQLLFLVLFTTTISGQDLQPKKEKNLWNNFTYDVGNMFGGVGYAYSRPFHWKGNDWANFGYLTGGTLLLFTVDDELNRWKNGFDQDVPDLIMDYGNKYGAPENNYMLTGGVYLAGLFTKNEKLRRTGVLLISSATAGGFLQQVSKRIIGRARPKSGAGSGTYDPFHLDRVYDYDSFPSGHAMLAFSNAYAIAKQFKSPWVKGGLYTIGMIPGLVRVLDDFHWFSDVAFSTVLSIFIVESIDRYLDSKYNEKYNNKRPKDVSWNLSFGPNRIGVSVNF; encoded by the coding sequence ATGAAACCTCTACAACTCCTTTTTCTAGTTCTTTTCACGACCACGATTTCGGGACAAGATCTACAACCTAAAAAAGAAAAAAACCTTTGGAACAACTTCACTTACGACGTTGGCAATATGTTTGGTGGTGTTGGATATGCCTACTCCCGTCCATTCCATTGGAAAGGTAACGACTGGGCCAATTTTGGATATTTAACTGGCGGTACATTACTACTATTTACAGTTGATGATGAACTTAACCGTTGGAAAAATGGTTTTGACCAGGATGTTCCCGACCTTATTATGGACTATGGAAACAAATATGGTGCTCCCGAAAACAATTATATGCTAACGGGCGGCGTATATCTTGCCGGCTTATTTACCAAAAATGAAAAACTTCGCCGAACTGGGGTTCTTTTAATTTCTTCGGCCACTGCTGGGGGCTTTCTTCAACAAGTAAGTAAGCGGATCATTGGTAGGGCACGACCTAAAAGTGGTGCTGGATCGGGAACCTATGATCCTTTTCATTTGGACCGGGTGTACGATTATGATTCTTTCCCTTCCGGACACGCCATGCTTGCATTTAGCAACGCTTATGCCATTGCAAAGCAATTTAAAAGTCCTTGGGTAAAAGGAGGCCTATATACCATTGGGATGATTCCTGGACTAGTCCGTGTGTTGGATGATTTCCATTGGTTTTCGGATGTGGCATTTAGTACTGTGCTAAGTATTTTTATCGTAGAGTCTATTGATCGTTACCTCGACTCCAAATACAATGAAAAATATAACAACAAAAGACCCAAAGACGTAAGTTGGAACCTATCTTTTGGTCCCAATAGGATTGGTGTCTCCGTTAACTTTTAG
- a CDS encoding histone deacetylase, translated as MLKIAYHPIYKHPLPEKHRFPMIKYELLPQQLLYEGTCTEENFFEPALPEDRHILSVHDKTYYNDLKGLMLSKSAVRKIGFPLNDELVLRERIIADGTIKGCEFALKNGIAMNIAGGTHHAYSDRGEAFCMLNDQAIGARYLLKNDLANKILIVDLDVHQGNGTAEIFRTDHSVFTFSMHGKSNYPFKKEISDLDIPLPKGTTDQEYLSLLKKTLPELLQQVQPDFIFYLCGVDVLDSDKLGTLSMTLEGCKERDRFVLQLCSDENIPVQCSMGGGYSPDIKTIVEAHANTFRLAQDIL; from the coding sequence ATGCTAAAAATAGCCTATCATCCCATATACAAACATCCGCTGCCCGAGAAGCATCGATTCCCAATGATCAAGTATGAGCTCTTACCTCAACAACTGTTATATGAGGGCACTTGTACCGAGGAGAACTTTTTTGAGCCCGCGCTACCGGAAGACCGGCATATTTTATCGGTGCACGATAAAACCTACTACAATGATCTTAAAGGGTTAATGCTTTCCAAAAGTGCCGTTCGAAAAATCGGTTTTCCTCTCAATGATGAGCTTGTCCTACGAGAACGTATTATTGCCGATGGCACAATTAAAGGTTGTGAATTTGCACTGAAAAATGGTATTGCCATGAATATCGCAGGTGGAACCCACCATGCATATTCCGATAGAGGGGAAGCATTTTGTATGTTGAACGACCAAGCCATTGGGGCCCGTTATTTGTTAAAGAACGATCTCGCAAATAAGATACTGATCGTTGATCTGGATGTGCACCAAGGCAATGGAACCGCCGAAATATTCAGGACAGACCATTCTGTTTTTACTTTTTCCATGCACGGAAAGAGCAATTACCCCTTTAAAAAGGAAATATCCGACTTGGACATACCTCTCCCAAAAGGCACCACCGATCAAGAATACCTTTCCCTACTTAAAAAAACATTGCCGGAATTATTGCAGCAAGTGCAACCGGATTTTATATTCTATCTCTGTGGCGTGGACGTACTGGATTCGGATAAATTGGGCACATTGTCCATGACCTTGGAAGGTTGCAAGGAGCGTGACCGATTTGTACTTCAATTATGTTCCGATGAAAACATTCCCGTACAATGCAGTATGGGCGGCGGATATTCACCAGATATTAAGACCATTGTCGAAGCGCATGCCAACACTTTTCGGCTTGCTCAAGATATTTTATAA